One segment of Micromonospora parathelypteridis DNA contains the following:
- a CDS encoding aldehyde dehydrogenase family protein, which translates to MALRLAEGTAWSDVLARAVAATPEAFGAEVDGITTLHNLIEGDWRAGGQPAPVRTPVDNTIVINLPRLDAEAARAAVTHAAAAHRAWAQTPLSDRKARVADALDSLTAHRDLLALLLVWEIGKPWRLACADVDRALDGVRWYAGEIDRMLADGREPLPGPVSNIASWNYPMSVLVHAELVQLLAGNAVIAKTPSQGGAVCLTVAHALMRRAGLPATLVSGSGEELSEVLVRAPEIGAVAFVGGRSNGGKVAAALLDSDKRHFIEQEGLNAWGIWNFSQWDLLATHLKKGFEYGKQRCTAYPRFVVQRDLVDEFLDMYLPVVRSVRFGHPLAVGDDWAVGDPLPELDFGPLISAAKADELHRKVDEAVRGGAVPLHRGKLTGAPFLPEQDTSAYVAPAVLLAPPGRSRLMHAEPFGPVDTIVVVDTTDELLAAMNASNGALVASLACDDTDEAGKLAVDLQAFKVGINKPRSRGDRDEPFGGRGASWKGAFVGGDLLVQAVTVGGGSRLYGNFPDYNSYPTT; encoded by the coding sequence ATGGCACTACGACTCGCCGAGGGCACCGCCTGGTCCGACGTCCTCGCCCGCGCGGTGGCCGCCACCCCGGAGGCGTTCGGCGCCGAGGTCGACGGCATCACCACGCTGCACAATCTCATCGAGGGCGACTGGCGGGCAGGCGGCCAGCCTGCCCCGGTCCGCACCCCGGTGGACAACACCATCGTCATCAACCTGCCCCGGCTCGACGCCGAGGCCGCCCGCGCCGCGGTCACGCACGCCGCCGCCGCGCACCGGGCCTGGGCCCAGACCCCGCTCTCCGACCGCAAGGCCCGGGTCGCCGACGCACTGGACTCACTCACCGCCCACCGCGACCTGCTCGCGCTGCTGCTGGTCTGGGAGATCGGCAAGCCGTGGCGGCTGGCCTGCGCCGACGTGGACCGGGCGCTGGACGGCGTCCGCTGGTACGCCGGCGAGATCGACCGGATGCTGGCCGACGGCCGCGAGCCGCTCCCCGGCCCGGTCAGCAACATCGCGTCGTGGAACTACCCGATGAGCGTCCTGGTGCACGCCGAACTGGTCCAGCTGCTGGCCGGCAACGCGGTCATCGCCAAGACCCCGTCCCAGGGCGGCGCGGTCTGCCTGACCGTCGCGCACGCGCTGATGCGCCGGGCCGGCCTGCCCGCCACCCTCGTCTCGGGCAGTGGCGAGGAATTGTCCGAAGTGCTGGTCCGGGCACCTGAGATCGGCGCCGTCGCGTTCGTCGGCGGCCGCTCCAACGGTGGCAAGGTCGCCGCCGCGCTGCTCGACAGCGACAAGCGGCACTTCATCGAGCAGGAGGGCCTCAACGCCTGGGGCATCTGGAACTTCTCCCAGTGGGACCTGCTCGCCACCCACCTCAAGAAGGGCTTCGAGTACGGCAAGCAGCGCTGCACCGCGTACCCCCGGTTCGTGGTCCAACGCGACCTGGTCGACGAGTTCCTCGACATGTACCTGCCGGTCGTACGCTCCGTCCGCTTCGGCCACCCGCTCGCCGTCGGCGACGACTGGGCCGTCGGCGACCCGCTGCCCGAGCTGGACTTCGGCCCGCTGATCAGCGCCGCCAAGGCCGACGAACTGCACCGCAAGGTCGACGAGGCGGTCCGTGGCGGCGCGGTGCCGCTGCACCGGGGCAAGTTGACCGGCGCGCCGTTCCTGCCCGAGCAGGACACCTCGGCGTACGTGGCACCGGCGGTGCTGCTCGCCCCGCCCGGCCGGTCCCGGCTGATGCACGCCGAGCCGTTCGGGCCGGTCGACACGATCGTCGTGGTGGACACCACCGACGAACTGCTGGCCGCGATGAACGCCTCCAACGGCGCCCTGGTGGCATCGCTGGCCTGCGACGACACCGACGAGGCCGGCAAGCTCGCGGTGGACCTGCAGGCATTCAAGGTGGGCATCAACAAGCCGCGTTCGCGGGGTGACCGGGACGAGCCGTTCGGCGGCCGGGGCGCCTCCTGGAAGGGCGCGTTCGTCGGCGGCGACCTGCTGGTGCAGGCCGTCACCGTGGGCGGCGGCAGCCGGCTCTACGGCAACTTCCCCGACTACAACAGCTACCCCACCACCTGA
- a CDS encoding quinone oxidoreductase family protein produces the protein MSIRTEKWAPEGPGATRLTLHQPEAPDPGTGEVTIAVRAVGMNRVDAINVSDGAPDIGYEVSGTVAALGQDADGHDIGDEVLSFRVQGGYATAVTVSARDVFAKPPGLGWAEAANLLLTGTTAAEMVHRTKIAAGDVVLVHGASGAVGISAVQQSKLLGARVLGTASQKNWDLLRRFGAEPVAYGPGLEQRVRELTDHVDVALDAVGTAEAVDVSLALVADRRRIASSAASDRAKSDGFWIAGHETDSADYRNQVRSHLIELAGAGRLTVPMAKTFPFADAPDALNLVASGHAGGKVALLV, from the coding sequence ATGAGCATCAGGACGGAGAAGTGGGCACCCGAGGGCCCCGGTGCCACGCGGCTCACACTGCACCAACCGGAGGCCCCCGACCCGGGCACCGGCGAGGTCACGATTGCCGTTCGCGCCGTTGGCATGAACCGTGTCGACGCGATCAACGTCTCCGACGGAGCGCCGGACATCGGTTACGAGGTGTCCGGAACTGTCGCGGCGCTCGGGCAGGATGCCGACGGTCACGACATCGGCGACGAGGTCCTGTCGTTCCGGGTGCAGGGCGGCTACGCGACCGCGGTCACCGTCTCAGCCCGGGACGTCTTCGCGAAACCACCGGGCCTCGGATGGGCCGAAGCGGCCAACCTCCTGCTCACCGGCACCACCGCCGCCGAGATGGTCCACCGAACCAAGATCGCGGCGGGCGACGTCGTTCTCGTCCACGGCGCATCCGGCGCCGTCGGCATCAGCGCCGTTCAGCAGTCGAAACTGCTCGGAGCGCGCGTGCTGGGAACGGCGAGCCAGAAGAACTGGGATCTGCTCCGACGCTTCGGCGCCGAGCCGGTGGCCTACGGACCGGGCCTTGAGCAACGCGTACGCGAGTTGACCGATCACGTCGATGTCGCCCTGGACGCGGTCGGCACGGCCGAGGCCGTCGACGTCTCACTCGCCCTGGTCGCTGACCGCCGACGCATCGCCTCCAGCGCGGCGTCCGATCGTGCGAAATCCGACGGCTTCTGGATCGCCGGCCACGAAACCGACAGCGCCGACTACCGGAACCAGGTTCGGTCCCACCTGATCGAGCTCGCCGGCGCGGGACGCCTCACGGTGCCCATGGCGAAGACCTTCCCCTTCGCGGACGCTCCCGACGCGCTGAACCTCGTGGCCTCGGGACACGCCGGCGGGAAGGTCGCCCTGCTCGTGTGA
- a CDS encoding glycoside hydrolase family 9 protein, which produces MRHPTRPVSGRPGLSPADQPWPRRLLAAGIALLTGLSLVAAGPASSPASAAPAATYNYAEALQKSLFFYEAQQSGRLPDWNRVSWRGDSALTDGADVGLDLTGGWYDAGDHVKFGFPMAFSATMLAWGAVEYRSGYTASGQLPHLLNNLRFVNDYFIKAHPSANVLYGQVGKGDDDHKWWGPAEVMAMARPAYKIDASCGGADLAGETAAAMAASSMVFRPTDAAYADRLLGHARQLYTFADTVRKAYHECITDATSFYRSWSGWQDELVWAAIWLHRATGEASYLAKAESEYDKLGTENQSTTRSYKWTIAWDNKQFGAYVLLANLTGKQKYVDDANRWLDYWTVGVNGQRVPYSPGGMAVLDSWGALRYAANTSFAALVYSDKTTDTTRKARYHDFAVRQINYALGDNPRNSSYLIGFGANAPRNPHHRTAHGSWWDSQTVPVETRHTLYGAMVGGPSAANDAYSDSRSDYVMNEVATDYNAGFTSALVRLASEYGGSPLAGFPVAETPDIDELTVETTVMQAEPRATGLKAIVYNKSAFPARALTDGRFRYYFRPDGTGPVQVTAGYTQGCPSPTTAKQLSGDIWYVEVDCTGHTIAPAGQSQHRMEVQFKIGVPEGGTWDPTNDPSYQATAGPNRKVPLYSGTTRVWGDEPGPAVPDTTAPTVPGKPVASGLAPRSVTLNWAASTDTGGSGLAGYEVREFLVGNDVVVNRPVTGTTLTISTLLPERTYEFSVVARDGAGNTSAASAVLTVTTPPAGSADTTAPSVPGTPAASAVTATGLTLSWAASTDNVGVTGYRVYREAGTTDPLVGSPTGTTLAVSGLTASTAYQFYVVAVDAAGNTSAASAPVAVTTAAPPVGGTCTVGYATNDWSTGFTATVTITNSGTSAINGWTLRFSFPGGQTVSQGWSATVSQSGAAVTATNLSYNGTIAPGASVSFGFNGAHTGTNPKPTAFTVNNTACAVA; this is translated from the coding sequence ATGCGCCACCCCACCCGGCCGGTCTCCGGCCGCCCCGGCTTGTCTCCGGCCGACCAACCCTGGCCGCGGCGGTTGCTGGCCGCCGGCATCGCCCTGCTCACCGGCCTGTCCCTCGTGGCCGCCGGGCCGGCGTCGTCGCCCGCGTCCGCCGCCCCGGCGGCGACCTACAACTACGCCGAGGCGTTGCAGAAGTCGCTGTTCTTCTACGAGGCGCAGCAGTCCGGCCGGCTGCCCGACTGGAACCGGGTCTCCTGGCGCGGCGACAGCGCGCTCACCGACGGCGCGGACGTCGGGTTGGACCTCACCGGCGGCTGGTACGACGCCGGCGACCACGTCAAGTTCGGCTTCCCGATGGCGTTCAGCGCCACGATGCTCGCCTGGGGCGCGGTGGAGTACCGCAGCGGCTACACGGCATCCGGGCAACTGCCACACCTGCTCAACAACCTGCGCTTCGTCAACGACTACTTCATCAAGGCGCACCCGTCGGCCAACGTCCTCTACGGACAGGTCGGCAAGGGCGACGACGACCACAAGTGGTGGGGCCCGGCCGAGGTGATGGCGATGGCGCGGCCCGCGTACAAGATCGACGCGAGCTGTGGCGGCGCGGACCTGGCGGGGGAGACGGCGGCCGCGATGGCCGCCTCGTCGATGGTGTTCCGGCCCACCGACGCGGCCTACGCCGACCGGTTGCTCGGGCACGCCCGGCAGCTCTACACCTTCGCCGACACGGTGCGGAAGGCCTACCACGAGTGCATCACCGACGCGACCAGCTTCTACCGCTCGTGGAGCGGCTGGCAGGACGAGCTGGTGTGGGCCGCGATCTGGCTGCACCGGGCCACCGGCGAGGCCAGCTACCTGGCGAAGGCCGAGAGCGAATACGACAAGCTCGGCACCGAGAACCAGTCCACCACCCGCTCCTACAAGTGGACCATCGCCTGGGACAACAAGCAGTTCGGGGCGTACGTGCTGCTGGCGAACCTGACCGGCAAGCAGAAGTACGTCGACGACGCCAACCGCTGGCTGGACTACTGGACCGTCGGGGTGAACGGCCAGCGGGTGCCGTACTCGCCGGGCGGGATGGCGGTGCTCGACTCCTGGGGAGCGCTGCGCTACGCGGCCAACACCTCGTTCGCCGCGCTGGTCTACAGCGACAAGACCACCGACACCACCCGCAAGGCGCGCTACCACGACTTCGCCGTCCGGCAGATCAACTACGCGCTCGGCGACAACCCGCGCAACTCCAGCTACCTCATCGGGTTCGGGGCCAACGCGCCGCGCAACCCACACCACCGCACCGCGCACGGCTCCTGGTGGGACAGCCAGACCGTCCCCGTCGAGACGCGGCATACCCTCTACGGCGCAATGGTCGGCGGTCCGTCCGCGGCCAACGACGCCTACAGCGACAGCCGGTCGGACTACGTGATGAACGAGGTGGCCACCGACTACAACGCCGGCTTCACGTCCGCGCTGGTCCGGCTGGCCTCCGAGTACGGCGGCAGCCCGCTCGCCGGCTTCCCGGTCGCCGAGACGCCGGACATCGACGAGTTGACCGTGGAGACCACGGTGATGCAGGCCGAGCCCCGGGCCACCGGGCTCAAGGCGATCGTCTACAACAAGTCGGCGTTCCCGGCCCGCGCGCTGACCGACGGTCGATTCCGGTACTACTTCCGGCCCGACGGCACGGGCCCGGTCCAGGTCACCGCCGGCTACACCCAGGGCTGCCCGTCCCCGACCACCGCCAAACAGCTCAGCGGCGACATCTGGTACGTCGAAGTGGACTGCACCGGGCACACCATCGCGCCCGCCGGGCAGTCGCAGCACCGGATGGAGGTCCAGTTCAAGATCGGCGTGCCGGAGGGCGGCACCTGGGACCCCACCAACGACCCGTCGTACCAGGCCACCGCCGGGCCGAACCGGAAAGTGCCGCTCTACTCCGGCACCACCCGCGTCTGGGGCGACGAGCCGGGCCCGGCCGTTCCGGACACCACCGCGCCGACCGTGCCGGGCAAGCCCGTGGCGTCCGGCCTCGCGCCCCGCTCGGTCACCCTCAACTGGGCGGCGTCCACCGACACCGGCGGCAGCGGCCTGGCCGGGTACGAGGTCCGCGAATTCCTGGTCGGCAACGACGTGGTGGTGAACCGGCCCGTCACCGGCACCACGCTCACCATCTCGACGTTGCTGCCGGAGCGGACGTACGAGTTCTCGGTCGTCGCCCGCGACGGCGCGGGCAACACGTCGGCGGCCTCAGCGGTGCTCACCGTGACCACGCCGCCCGCCGGCAGCGCCGACACCACCGCGCCGAGCGTGCCCGGCACCCCGGCCGCCTCGGCGGTCACCGCCACCGGTCTCACCCTGAGCTGGGCGGCGTCCACCGACAACGTCGGCGTCACCGGGTACCGCGTCTACCGCGAGGCCGGCACGACCGACCCGCTGGTCGGCTCGCCGACCGGCACCACCCTCGCCGTGTCCGGGCTGACCGCCTCGACGGCGTACCAGTTCTACGTGGTCGCCGTCGACGCGGCCGGCAACACCTCCGCGGCGTCCGCGCCGGTCGCGGTGACCACCGCGGCTCCGCCGGTCGGCGGCACCTGCACGGTGGGGTACGCCACCAACGACTGGAGCACCGGCTTCACCGCCACGGTGACGATCACCAACAGCGGCACCAGCGCGATCAACGGCTGGACGCTGCGGTTCAGCTTCCCGGGCGGGCAGACCGTCAGCCAGGGATGGTCGGCGACGGTCAGCCAGAGCGGCGCGGCGGTCACGGCCACGAACCTCTCCTACAACGGCACGATCGCGCCGGGCGCGTCGGTGAGCTTCGGCTTCAACGGCGCCCACACCGGCACCAACCCGAAGCCGACGGCCTTCACCGTCAACAACACCGCCTGCGCCGTCGCCTGA
- a CDS encoding TetR/AcrR family transcriptional regulator → MSRAPNAARRSESSRRAILTATAELCSEDGYGRLTIEAIATRAGVSKKTIYRWWPSKGAVVLELLDEAASVAVDPPDTGDLATDLRALLTEVIGLLTPPHNSPAIGLIAEALHDPDLARDLRERLIQPRIATFKERLRRAQETGQLPPDADLDVALDLLYGPLYHRMALHLGMPDSSHLDSLIAHVLRALTPPPSAGVPEQRRESQTGVS, encoded by the coding sequence ATGTCCAGGGCACCGAACGCCGCGCGCCGCAGCGAGAGCAGCCGACGGGCGATTCTCACCGCCACCGCGGAGCTCTGTAGCGAGGACGGTTACGGGCGGCTGACCATCGAGGCCATCGCCACCCGTGCCGGGGTGAGCAAGAAGACCATCTACCGGTGGTGGCCGTCCAAGGGCGCGGTCGTCCTGGAGCTTCTCGACGAGGCAGCGAGTGTCGCCGTCGACCCGCCCGACACCGGTGATCTGGCCACCGACCTGCGCGCCCTCTTGACCGAGGTCATCGGCCTGCTCACCCCGCCACACAACTCGCCCGCCATCGGCTTGATCGCTGAGGCACTGCACGACCCAGACCTCGCCCGCGACCTGCGGGAACGCCTCATCCAACCGCGCATCGCCACGTTCAAGGAACGGCTCCGCCGAGCCCAAGAGACCGGCCAGCTACCCCCGGACGCCGACCTCGACGTCGCGCTCGACCTGCTGTACGGCCCGCTCTACCACCGCATGGCCCTTCATCTCGGCATGCCCGACTCCAGCCACCTCGATTCCCTCATCGCCCACGTCCTGCGCGCGCTCACCCCGCCGCCGTCCGCCGGTGTCCCCGAGCAGCGAAGGGAATCGCAGACCGGCGTTTCATGA
- a CDS encoding alpha/beta hydrolase, with translation MEERHVSFTFAQTASAPVFVLGGFVPVGYVFTVALLAWCTFFAVVAPRRPQPLATLSFWFGLILNEVPFLGILALLASTALAAAQGDLESSGAKATAAVAAVTLAGLAVSAWQGVRTVRVVRQALDQGLGADWRNRVQAPLRSHRPWTRILLLPGLMGRRDVERIPNISYGDAGRRNLLDLYRRRDAPQNAPVLIYFHGGSFTSGAKNREARPLLYQLASRGWVCISANYRLRPQTSFPGHQIDAKKVIAWVREHASEYGADPSRLFVAGSSAGSNLAALCALTPNDPAFQPGFESADTSVTAAICLYGYYGYYFGETPEHTPSPNQPWDYLQPDAPPFLIAHGTKDALATVEAARDFAAGLRRISSNAVVYAELPGGQHAFDLFHSPRFEAVVDGVEAFAGWVLAVPQRTPDSAR, from the coding sequence ATGGAGGAACGACACGTGTCGTTTACATTCGCCCAGACCGCGTCGGCGCCGGTGTTCGTCCTTGGAGGCTTCGTGCCCGTTGGTTATGTGTTCACTGTGGCGCTGCTCGCCTGGTGCACCTTCTTCGCCGTTGTCGCGCCGCGCCGACCCCAACCGCTGGCGACCCTGAGTTTCTGGTTCGGCCTCATCCTCAACGAGGTGCCGTTCCTGGGCATCTTGGCGCTGCTGGCCTCCACGGCACTGGCCGCCGCTCAGGGCGATCTGGAGTCATCGGGCGCCAAGGCGACGGCCGCAGTGGCGGCCGTCACCTTGGCCGGGCTGGCGGTCTCCGCCTGGCAGGGCGTACGGACCGTTCGGGTGGTCAGACAGGCCCTCGACCAGGGGCTGGGGGCCGACTGGCGAAATCGTGTGCAAGCACCGCTGCGCAGCCACCGGCCCTGGACCCGCATCCTGCTGCTACCGGGGCTCATGGGGCGGCGTGACGTGGAGCGGATCCCCAACATCAGTTACGGGGACGCCGGACGCCGGAATCTCCTCGACCTCTACCGCCGCCGTGACGCGCCGCAGAACGCACCGGTCCTGATCTACTTCCACGGCGGCAGCTTCACCAGCGGAGCGAAGAACCGCGAGGCGCGGCCGCTGCTGTACCAGCTCGCCAGCCGGGGATGGGTGTGCATCAGCGCCAACTACCGGCTGCGGCCGCAGACTTCCTTCCCCGGCCATCAGATCGATGCCAAGAAAGTCATCGCCTGGGTCCGCGAGCACGCCTCCGAGTACGGTGCCGATCCGTCGCGGCTGTTCGTGGCAGGCAGCTCCGCCGGCTCCAACCTGGCGGCCCTGTGCGCACTCACCCCGAACGACCCGGCGTTCCAGCCCGGATTCGAGTCCGCCGACACCTCGGTCACCGCCGCGATCTGCCTCTACGGCTACTACGGCTACTACTTCGGCGAGACGCCCGAGCACACGCCGTCCCCGAATCAACCATGGGACTACCTCCAGCCCGACGCGCCGCCGTTCCTCATCGCCCACGGCACCAAGGACGCCCTGGCGACCGTCGAAGCCGCCCGCGACTTCGCCGCTGGGCTGCGCCGCATCTCCTCCAACGCGGTGGTCTACGCCGAACTGCCCGGCGGACAGCACGCGTTCGACCTCTTTCACTCCCCGCGCTTCGAGGCGGTCGTGGACGGCGTCGAAGCCTTTGCCGGCTGGGTCCTGGCTGTTCCGCAGCGCACTCCCGACTCGGCCCGCTAG
- a CDS encoding GNAT family N-acetyltransferase translates to MLRGRAVTLRPATVDDVPALAAIRADPEVHRWWRGGDDLAGSVRADLDDDDLHVYAIEHDGQVIGAIQWYAEPDPDYRHASLDVFLDPAVRGAGLGGDAIRTMARHLIDEYGHHRFTIDPAAANSAAIRAYAKVGFRPVGVLRRYERGADGRWHDGLLMDLLADDLVE, encoded by the coding sequence GTGCTGCGCGGGCGAGCGGTGACACTGCGACCGGCGACGGTCGACGACGTGCCCGCCCTCGCAGCGATCCGGGCCGACCCGGAGGTACACCGGTGGTGGCGGGGCGGCGACGACCTGGCCGGCTCCGTCCGGGCCGACCTCGACGACGACGACCTGCACGTGTACGCGATCGAGCACGATGGCCAGGTGATCGGCGCGATCCAGTGGTACGCCGAGCCGGACCCGGACTACCGGCACGCCAGCCTCGACGTCTTCCTCGACCCGGCGGTGCGCGGCGCCGGCCTCGGCGGTGACGCGATCCGCACCATGGCCCGCCACCTGATCGACGAATACGGCCACCACCGTTTCACCATCGACCCGGCCGCGGCGAACAGCGCCGCGATCCGGGCGTACGCGAAGGTGGGTTTCCGCCCGGTGGGCGTGCTGCGCCGCTACGAGCGCGGCGCGGACGGGCGCTGGCATGACGGTCTGCTGATGGACCTGCTCGCCGACGACCTCGTGGAGTGA
- the bsaP gene encoding biotin synthase auxiliary protein BsaP: protein MTTTELWCDRCGEPATASAAHPGCAEARRLEPPRFCHQCRRRMKVQVLPVGWSAVCVEHGEMRG, encoded by the coding sequence ATGACGACGACCGAGCTGTGGTGCGACCGGTGCGGTGAGCCGGCGACGGCGAGCGCCGCCCATCCGGGTTGCGCGGAAGCCCGCCGGTTGGAGCCGCCCCGGTTCTGCCACCAGTGCCGCCGCCGGATGAAGGTGCAGGTGCTGCCGGTCGGCTGGTCGGCGGTCTGCGTCGAACACGGCGAGATGCGAGGCTGA
- the bioB gene encoding biotin synthase BioB: MPEILDQARTQVLGDGVGLDQAGILAVLNLPDEHLPAALQLAHDVRMRWCGPEVEVEGIVSLKTGGCPEDCHFCSQSGLFTSPVRSVWLDIPSLVEAAKQTAKTGATEFCIVAAVRGPDARLMKQMREGVAAIKAEVDIQVAASLGMLSQEQVDDLVDMGVHRYNHNLETCRSYFPNVVTTHSWEERWETLRMVRDSGMEVCCGGILGLGETVEQRAEFAAQLAELAPHEVPLNFLNPRPGTPLGDRPVVEGKDALRAIAAFRLAMPRTILRYAGGREITLGDLGTREGLLGGINAVIVGNYLTTLGRPATADLDLLEELKMPVKALSATL; this comes from the coding sequence GCCAGAGATCCTCGACCAGGCCCGGACCCAGGTCCTGGGTGACGGTGTCGGCCTCGACCAGGCCGGCATCCTCGCGGTGCTCAACCTGCCCGACGAGCACCTACCCGCCGCCCTGCAGCTCGCCCACGACGTACGGATGCGCTGGTGCGGCCCGGAGGTCGAGGTCGAGGGGATCGTCTCGCTGAAGACCGGCGGCTGCCCGGAGGACTGCCACTTCTGCTCCCAGTCCGGCCTGTTCACCTCCCCGGTGCGCTCGGTCTGGCTGGACATCCCGTCGCTGGTCGAGGCGGCGAAGCAGACCGCCAAGACCGGGGCGACCGAGTTCTGCATCGTCGCCGCGGTGCGCGGCCCGGACGCCCGGCTGATGAAGCAGATGCGCGAGGGCGTCGCCGCCATCAAGGCCGAGGTCGACATCCAGGTCGCCGCGTCGCTGGGCATGCTCAGCCAGGAGCAGGTCGACGACCTGGTCGACATGGGCGTGCACCGCTACAACCACAACCTGGAGACCTGCCGGTCGTACTTCCCCAACGTGGTCACCACGCACTCCTGGGAGGAGCGCTGGGAGACGCTGCGGATGGTCCGCGACTCCGGCATGGAGGTGTGCTGCGGAGGCATCCTCGGCCTCGGTGAGACCGTCGAGCAGCGGGCCGAGTTCGCCGCGCAGCTCGCCGAGCTGGCCCCGCACGAGGTGCCACTCAACTTCCTCAACCCGCGCCCCGGCACCCCGCTGGGCGACCGCCCGGTGGTGGAGGGCAAGGACGCGCTGCGGGCCATCGCCGCGTTCCGGCTGGCCATGCCGCGCACCATCCTGCGGTACGCGGGTGGTCGCGAGATCACCCTTGGTGACCTCGGCACCCGCGAGGGTCTGCTCGGCGGCATCAACGCGGTCATCGTCGGCAACTACCTGACCACGCTGGGTCGGCCGGCCACCGCCGACCTGGACCTGCTGGAAGAGTTGAAGATGCCGGTCAAGGCGCTCTCTGCCACGCTGTGA